GTGGGGCGATCGAGCCGATCATCCGGCTCGATCTCCCCACTGCCGCGAGTGATGAACTGCGTGGGGATCACGATGTGCTCGGGCCGGAGGGCCTCACCCTCCAAGCGGCGGAACAGGCGCTGCGCGGCCACTCGTCCCATGCGCTGGGGGTCCTGGCGCACCACGGTGAGCGCGGGCTGAAGCATGTCCGCCAGCGGCAGGTCGTCGAAGCCTATATGCGCTATCCGGTCGCGCAGTTCCAGCCTATGCAGCGCGTGCAGCGCCCCCTCGGTGAGAAAGTTCTGCCCACTGAAGATCGCCGTCGGCGGCCGCGGCCCCAAGGCCAACCGAGTGACAGCGCTTTCGGCCGCCGCCGCCCCCACCAGCCCGGAGATGACGATCGCACCATCGGCATCGGCGCCGTAGGCACCGAAAGCCGCAGTGAATCCTTCTCGGCGCTCCACCGCAGTGGCCACATTCAGGCGCTCGGTGAGCAGGGCAATACGCCGGTGGCCCCGTTCAAGTAGATGTAGTGTGGCTCGCTCGGCGGCCACACGGGTATCACTGGTAACGCGGTCCGCCTCGACGCCGTGCGGCGCCCGATCCACGAATACGATCGGCACCCCCAAGTGCAGCACCCGCTCCAGGGCGGCCCCGTCCACGGTGGTGGTGTTGACGATGATGCCGTCCACGTGGCGCCTGATGGAGTCCTCAACCGCCGCCACCTCCCGCTCCGGCTCCTCGTCCAGGCTGGAGGCCAGCACCGCCACATCGTGCTCCCGAGCTACGTCTTCCACGCCCCGGTGGAGCTGTCCGGCGAAGGGGTTGTCCACGCTGCCCACCAGCAGGGCGATGGTGCGCGTGGCCCCACCGGGGCGGCGCAGGCTGCCGGCGCGCAGGTCCACGTGGTAGTCGAGCTCGCGCACGGCATCCCAGACCCGCTCGGCGGTGGCGTCGGAGACATTGGGTTCGCCGTTGACCACACGCGAAACTGTTTTCACACCGACTCCCGCCAAGCGGGCCACCTGCTTCATGGTGGGCCGACGTTGTCCCTCCGACGCCGAGCCTGCGGACGAGTATGACGTCACTGTCGCCTCCCCGATTTTTCGAAACGCACTTGACCCGAGTGGAAACCAACCGTAGCATCGTGACTGCGATTGACATCGTTGTCAGTACTGGAACGCCGCCACTTGGTGGCGCTCCAGTAACTCCCGTCCCGATGGCCGCTCCGGCGGTTCCTCCCACCGCGCCCGACGCTGCCGAGCGTGGACCACCTCAAGCAATGGAGCAGATATGGCACCACCACAACCACCACGGCTGAGACTGACAGACGTCTCCAAATCCTTCCCCGGCGTGCAAGCTCTCAGCGGCGTCTCCTTCGACCTGCTGCCCGGGGAGGTGCATGCCCTCGTCGGGGAAAACGGCGCCGGAAAATCCACCCTGGTGAAGATCCTCACCGGCATCCACCCGGACTTCGAGGGCAGTTACGACTATGACGGCGCCCCCGCCGCCTTCCATTCCATCCGCGACGCCCAGCGTGCCGGCATCGCCATTGTCCACCAGGAACTCAACATGATGGCCGACCTGACGGTGGCGCAGAACATCTTCATCGGCCGGGAGTCCTCCTCCCTGCTGATCTCCGATCGAGCGCTGAATCGACGCGCTCAGGAGCTGCTGGCCAAACACGAGGTCGACGTCGCCCCGCAGACTCTGCTGCGGAACCTGTCGGTCTCCAGGGCACAACTGGTTGAGATCGTGCGCGCCATGTCCTTTGAAGCCACCAAGGTGCTGATCCTGGATGAGCCGACGGCGGCCCTGTCCGAGGCGGAGAGCGCCGAACTGCTTCAGCGGATAAGGCGACTGCGGGATCAAGGCGTCTCGATCGTGTACATCTCCCACCGCATGCACGAGGTCATGGCGATCTCCGATCGCATCACGGTCCTGCGCGACGGCGCACACGTCGGCACGCTCAAGACTGCCGAAACCGATCTCGACGAGATCATCGAGTTGATGGTGGGCAGGCAGGTCGTCAACACTCCCAAGCCCCACTCGGAGGTGCCGCCCGACGCCCCCGTCGTCATGCGCGCGGAGCACCTGGCCTCCGCCGAGGTCAAGGACGTCTCCTTCACGCTGCATCGCGGGGAGATCCTCGGCTTCGCCGGCCTGGTCGGCGCCGGTCGCACCGAGGCCATGCGGATTGTGGCGGGTGCGGATCGTCCCACAGCCGGGCGGCTGGAGGTCAACGGCGCCGAGGCCTCCTTCCACCGCCCCAAGGACGCCATTCGCGCCGGCATTGCCTACCTGTCTGAGGACCGCAAGCGCTTCGGTCTGGTCACCGGCCTGTCGGTTTCCGACAACACGGTCCTGGCGTCCTACGACGCCTTCACCACCGCCACAGTGGTGCACGAACGGGCTGTGCAACGCGCAACCCGTAAGTACGTGGACATGCTGCGCATCAAGACCCCGACAGCGCGCCAGCGGGTGCGCAACCTCTCCGGCGGTAACCAGCAGAAGGTGGTGCTGGCCAAGTGGCTGCTGCGCGACGTCGACATCCTCATCTTCGACGAGCCCACACGCGGCATCGACATCGGTGCGCGCGCAGAGATCTACCAGCTCATGCGCGACCTGGTCGCACAGGGGAAGTCAATCATCCTCGTCTCCTCCGACCTCGACGAGGTCCTGCACCTGTCCGACCGCATCGTGGTCATGCGGGAAGGACGCAAGACCGGGGAGCTCGACGCCTCCGAGGCAACTCAGATCAAGATCATGGAACTGGCCACCAAGCAGGAAGAAGGTCGCGCGGCATGAGCGCAAACATCATCAAGAACACCCCACTGCGCGCACTGCCCATGCAACAGCTGATGGCGCTGGCCGCGCTGGTAATCCTGTACGCGTTCTTCGCCGTATTCGGCAACCACTTCCTGTCCCCCAGCACCTTCGTCTCGATCCTCGACTCCTCCTACTACATCGGCTTCCTGGCCATCGGCATGACCTTCGTGATCATCACGGCGGGCATCGACCTGTCCTCCGGGACGGTTATGGTCGGCTCCGCACTGGTAGGAGGCGTGGCCTACAACGTCTGGGACCTGCCGATCGCCGTAGCGCTGCTGATCGTACTGGCTACCGGTATCGCCTTCGGCATCGGTAACGGCGTCTTGGTCGGCTTCCTGCACATTCCACCGTTCATCGCCACCCTGGGCATGCAGTTCGCGTCCCTGGGTCTGTGCGCGGTGATCGCCCAGGTGCAGACGCAGACCTACCCGAGCCTGACCTCCGAGGACGGCTGGTTCAAGACGGTTCTGTACAAGGCGGGAGATCTGCCCGTGGGCATTGTCTGGCTGGCGGCCTTCTTCGTGATCGCCTGGTTCATCCTGACTCGTACCAAGCTCGGTCGCTACACCTACGCCATCGGCTCCAATGAGGAGGCCGTCGAGCTTTCGGGGGTCGTGGTGTCGCGCTGGAAGTTCTGGGTCTACGTGCTCAACGGCTTCTTCTGCGGCCTGGCCGGCATCATCTACGCCGCCACCTTCTCCTCCATCACCCCGCAGACCGGAAACGGCCAGGAGATGTACGCCATCGCCGCCTGCGTGATCGGCGGCACCTCACTGGCGGGCGGCGTCGGCTCCCTGTGGGGAACCATCATCGGCGTCTTCGTCATCTCCGTACTCAAGACGGGCCTGCTGTCAATGGGCCTGCCGGTGCAGTGGCAGCAGGTCCTGATCGGCGTCGTTGTGGTGCTCGCAGTTCTGCTCGACGTCATCCGCACCCGCCGCGCCGGCCGTGCTTGAACCCGTCATCCGCTCTTCTGTCCCACCCCATGAAAGGAAAAACCATGTCCACCATGCTCACTCGCAGGACCGCGCTGACGGCGGCCCTGGCATCCGCCGCATCGGTCTCGCTGCTGGCCGCCTGCAGCGACGACGGCGGCTCGGCCAGCTCGGACGGGAAGATGAAGGTCATCATCATCTCCAAGAGCTACCAGAACCAGTTCTACCAGGCCGCCTTCAAGGGCGCGCAGGATGCCGCCGACGAGCTCGGCGTCGACCTGGAAACCAACGGGCCCGACGCGGAGAGCAATGTCTCCCAGCAGGTGGAGCAGCTGGCCTCTGCGGTCAACCAGCGGCCGGCCGCGATCGCCCTGGCGGCCTGCCAGCCCGACGCCGTGCAGGACGCCCTGGTGAACGCCAAGAACCAGGACATCCCGGTGATCGGCTTCGACTCGGGCGTGCCCGACGACGCCTCCGGCGCGGTGCTGGCCACCGCCACCACCGATAACGAGGCCGCCGGCGGCAACGTCGCCACCAACCTCGCCGCCAACGCGGATCTGCAGTCCGCCCTGGCCTCCGCGAGCGCGGACTCCCCCGCCGTCATTGGGGTGCTGGCCCAGGACTCGACCTCCGGCTCGATCGTGCAGCGCGTGGACGGCTTCACCGCCGCCCTGGTTACCGAGTTGGAGAAGCTCGACGGCTTGGCCGGGGCGGTGGACGTGTCCGGGCAGCAGCGTTGGACGACGCCGTCGTCCAACCCCGCCAAGGTGAAGATCGTGGTGACCGTGCCGCCGACCACCAGCCAGGCGGACATTCAGTCCGCGGCCACGTCGATCCTGTCCACGGACGGGCTGGTCGCGCTGTTCGCCGCGAACCAGGACGCCGTCAATGGGGTCATCAGCGCCACCGCAGACGCCTCCCAGCTGGATCGCGACTCCGGCCGCTACAAGGATCTGCTGGTGGTCGGCTTCGACGCCGGCACCTCCCAGAAGGACGCCGTGCGCTCCGGGGCCTTCCTCGGCTCGGTGACCCAGGATCCCTACCAGATGGGCTACCAGGCGGTCACCCTCGCCGTGCAGGCGGCCAACGGCGAAAGCGTTGGGGACGTGGACACCGGTTCCCACTGGTACGACTCCTCCAACGTCGACGATGAGGACATCTCGGTGCTGCTGTACGACTGAGCGCCTGAGAGGAGGTGGTGGCCGGGCGGTAACACACTGCCCGGCCACCACACCTGTTCCACGGTGCCCGCGACCCGTAGTGCCTTGGCGATGGCGACCGGGCATCGCTCGCCTACTCCACGACCAGCCGCAGCTCTCCTGCGTCCTGCCGGCGAATCCGCCAGGTGGTGGAGGTGGTCGCCTCCACCAGGGCGGCGTCGTGGGAGACGAGCAGCAGCGCCCCAGGAAATGCCGCCAGCATCCCCTCCAGCGCCCGGATGGAGCCGATGTCCAGATGGTTAGTGGGCTCGTCCATAACGATCAGCTCCGGCCGGTCGAGGATGCCGAGTGCGAGCATAAGCTTGCGCATCTCCCCGGGACTGATCGTCTCCCCTTCCAGGACCCGCTCCGGAGAGGAGTTGAGCCTGGCGACGATCGAGAGCACCCGGCCACTGCCTTCGGCATCCAGCCCGGCCAGACGCGCCAACGTCGCCCGTATCGTCGCCCGGTCGGGCTCCTGGGGCACATAAAGGCAGGTGGCGTCCTGCGGCAGACGCCTCAGCAGGGCGCCGACGAGCGTGGTCTTGCCGGTGCCGTTGTCACCCGCCAGTGCCACATGCTCGCGGCTGTCCAGATGCAGCGCCGGGGTGTGCAGCATCGCCGTCTCCCCCAGTGGCAGGACCAACGGCTCGGTTCGCAGCAGCACCGGACGGCGACTCGGGGCGGCATCAACCCAGACTTCGCCGTCGTAGCGCTTATCGATCCTGGTGGACTCCACTTCGCCGTCCGCGCGGGCGAGCCGGGCCTCCATGCGGGAGGCGAGCCTGCCCGTCTTACCGTCCTGCCCGCTCACCACGGCCAACCGCCGGCGGAAGCGCGCGTCATTGTCGTGCTTGGCGATGTTGCGTCCGGAACGGCGGGAGGCGGTGCGGGACGCCTCTTCGCGGCGTCGCTGGGTCTCCCGAGCCAAGCGCCGCCGCTCGCGTCTGGCCGCCTCACGCCGCTGGAGGGCGGTGTCGCGCTCCAGCTCGGCCTGGGCGGCTGCCTGCGTGTAGCCGCCCGGACGCATGACGGCGCTGCCAGCGCTCATGAACAGGCATTGGGTGCACAGCGCGTCCAGCAGGGCGCGGTCGTGGGAGATGAGGATGCCGATGCC
This genomic stretch from Actinomyces qiguomingii harbors:
- a CDS encoding sugar ABC transporter ATP-binding protein — translated: MAPPQPPRLRLTDVSKSFPGVQALSGVSFDLLPGEVHALVGENGAGKSTLVKILTGIHPDFEGSYDYDGAPAAFHSIRDAQRAGIAIVHQELNMMADLTVAQNIFIGRESSSLLISDRALNRRAQELLAKHEVDVAPQTLLRNLSVSRAQLVEIVRAMSFEATKVLILDEPTAALSEAESAELLQRIRRLRDQGVSIVYISHRMHEVMAISDRITVLRDGAHVGTLKTAETDLDEIIELMVGRQVVNTPKPHSEVPPDAPVVMRAEHLASAEVKDVSFTLHRGEILGFAGLVGAGRTEAMRIVAGADRPTAGRLEVNGAEASFHRPKDAIRAGIAYLSEDRKRFGLVTGLSVSDNTVLASYDAFTTATVVHERAVQRATRKYVDMLRIKTPTARQRVRNLSGGNQQKVVLAKWLLRDVDILIFDEPTRGIDIGARAEIYQLMRDLVAQGKSIILVSSDLDEVLHLSDRIVVMREGRKTGELDASEATQIKIMELATKQEEGRAA
- a CDS encoding LacI family DNA-binding transcriptional regulator, which gives rise to MKQVARLAGVGVKTVSRVVNGEPNVSDATAERVWDAVRELDYHVDLRAGSLRRPGGATRTIALLVGSVDNPFAGQLHRGVEDVAREHDVAVLASSLDEEPEREVAAVEDSIRRHVDGIIVNTTTVDGAALERVLHLGVPIVFVDRAPHGVEADRVTSDTRVAAERATLHLLERGHRRIALLTERLNVATAVERREGFTAAFGAYGADADGAIVISGLVGAAAAESAVTRLALGPRPPTAIFSGQNFLTEGALHALHRLELRDRIAHIGFDDLPLADMLQPALTVVRQDPQRMGRVAAQRLFRRLEGEALRPEHIVIPTQFITRGSGEIEPDDRLDRPTS
- a CDS encoding substrate-binding domain-containing protein, whose product is MSTMLTRRTALTAALASAASVSLLAACSDDGGSASSDGKMKVIIISKSYQNQFYQAAFKGAQDAADELGVDLETNGPDAESNVSQQVEQLASAVNQRPAAIALAACQPDAVQDALVNAKNQDIPVIGFDSGVPDDASGAVLATATTDNEAAGGNVATNLAANADLQSALASASADSPAVIGVLAQDSTSGSIVQRVDGFTAALVTELEKLDGLAGAVDVSGQQRWTTPSSNPAKVKIVVTVPPTTSQADIQSAATSILSTDGLVALFAANQDAVNGVISATADASQLDRDSGRYKDLLVVGFDAGTSQKDAVRSGAFLGSVTQDPYQMGYQAVTLAVQAANGESVGDVDTGSHWYDSSNVDDEDISVLLYD
- a CDS encoding ABC transporter permease; the encoded protein is MSANIIKNTPLRALPMQQLMALAALVILYAFFAVFGNHFLSPSTFVSILDSSYYIGFLAIGMTFVIITAGIDLSSGTVMVGSALVGGVAYNVWDLPIAVALLIVLATGIAFGIGNGVLVGFLHIPPFIATLGMQFASLGLCAVIAQVQTQTYPSLTSEDGWFKTVLYKAGDLPVGIVWLAAFFVIAWFILTRTKLGRYTYAIGSNEEAVELSGVVVSRWKFWVYVLNGFFCGLAGIIYAATFSSITPQTGNGQEMYAIAACVIGGTSLAGGVGSLWGTIIGVFVISVLKTGLLSMGLPVQWQQVLIGVVVVLAVLLDVIRTRRAGRA
- a CDS encoding ATP-binding cassette domain-containing protein yields the protein MHFALSDIHYTYPGAASPALADITVTFPAGWTGVVGDNGCGKTTLARIACGQLKPDAGAVTSRLVAHYCAQDATAPPPTLTDFACAYDEVAMRLRRGLGVDDAWAWRYDTLSGGQRKLVQIACALWEQPDVLVVDEPTNHADAASRAAIRAALARFSGIGILISHDRALLDALCTQCLFMSAGSAVMRPGGYTQAAAQAELERDTALQRREAARRERRRLARETQRRREEASRTASRRSGRNIAKHDNDARFRRRLAVVSGQDGKTGRLASRMEARLARADGEVESTRIDKRYDGEVWVDAAPSRRPVLLRTEPLVLPLGETAMLHTPALHLDSREHVALAGDNGTGKTTLVGALLRRLPQDATCLYVPQEPDRATIRATLARLAGLDAEGSGRVLSIVARLNSSPERVLEGETISPGEMRKLMLALGILDRPELIVMDEPTNHLDIGSIRALEGMLAAFPGALLLVSHDAALVEATTSTTWRIRRQDAGELRLVVE